atgagaatCTCcccttctatcactctgcctttcaaattaataaatctttttattttggggaaaaaaagaagtataacTCATATGAATGTAAATTCTTCAAACAGCCTCAGTTTAAAGCCTGGCTTCTTCCATTATCAGCATGAATATGAACAATTAACATGTTTTCACcccttttcttcattctttccccTCACTGGGGATAACATCACTTGCCTTATAGGACTTCAATGAATTCTCCTTGTAAAGTAGTGCTTTGTACACCATAAGCCTCAATAAAATTAACTACTCTAACATGTGCCGTGTATGTGTCCAAAGAGTACGATGAAAGATGTTGCTACGAAATGAAATGtctccctcaccccccaccaaaataaatttttacgcCTAAGTCCTGATCCCCAGTACTTCAGAATGTCACTGTACTTGGAAACAAGGTCTTTAAAAGGTACTAAGAGTTATATGAGGCCACTGAGATGGACAGTATCTTTGTAAGAGATTAGGACACAGACACATACAAGAAAGAACAcatgaagacagagagaagaaagctatctgcaagccaaggagaggcTCTCAGAAGAAACAAACCCTACCCACCTCTGAACCTCCAGCCCTTCCACACCTCCTGAACAAATAAacctctgggggctggtgctgtgtcgtagcaggtaaaggggtaaagccaccccctgcagtgccagcatcccatatgggcaccagtttgagtcctggctgctccacttccagtccacctctctgctattgcctgggaaagcagtggcagatgacccaagtccttgggcccctgtactcacatgggatacctggaagaatctcctggctcctgactttggatcagcacagctccagctgttgcagctaactggaaaaagaaccagcggatggaggacccccccccccttctccttctctgtgtaactcttccaaataaataaatcttaaaataaaaaaaaagaaataaacctcTGTTGTTTATGCCACCCAGTCGGCGGTATCTGGGTATGGGAGCCTCAGCCAACTAATACTGATATCCTTATCAAACTTGATCCACCCAACAAATTTATTGACCAACCTAGCCCTGAAGTATCTGAATAGAAACcctattttaaatgaattcattcattcagcggCAAGATTACAGTGTCCTCactgcacatttatttttttcatgcccTCCACCAACaaacacattttatttccttatcaATGAACAAACCCCTCTATTTTGTTCCAACAAATTTCTGCTGGGCAGCTTATAGGATACTTGGTTATCAGCCATAGCTTCCCCTGACTAATAGAAAATGATCCTTGTTATGGTTCTGAAACTAAGAGTTATCACAAAGTCTagttctcagctccagctatACATCAAATCAGCTGGGcagcttttaaaatatctgtgCCTGAAGCAACAACTCCACTATTCTGATCTCCCCTATTCTGATCAGAGTTGGTCTCTGTGAGGAGCATGGACCATGTACTTTGTTAAGATTCCCACATAATTTTAACATGCAACTAAGTCTGAGCACTGTTTCTCTAATTTGAAAGGGCCTTCAAGGTCACCTCCCTGCAACTCAAAATGCAATTCACAAACCACCACACTGTCACCACTTGGAAGCATATTAGCAATGCAGACTCTCAGGTACTGCCCTGAACTTCTAAATCATAGACCACATTTTAACAGGATTCCCCACTTGATTCAGATGCACTCGAAACTCTGAGAAGCACTGAATTTCTACTAGAACCACCTTGCTAAAAGCTTATTAAAAACCAGCTTCCTCTGAGAACCACGGAGTCGCAATCACTGAGAAAGGCCTGAGGATCAGAATTTTAtgtaattcttttgtatttttgtgtagCCAATCACACAGCAGTCTCAGGTTTGGGAATCCCTTATCTCaaaatgcatgtatgtatgtatgaatatACGTATCTATGAATCTCCTCTCCACTGCCCAGTCTTTGCCTAATaaacttcaaattattttttgaaaataagaaatataacagagatagaggtttttattttttccatcatgCAGGCAAGTTTACAACTATATATACTATTTAGGAACACAGAAATAAGTGCATTATTACCAGGATGTCAAATTATCAAGTACAACAACCGGTTACTGATTACTTTTGGGAGCTCAGTTTCACAGAACACAGCAAAAATTTCCCAATTATATTTCCAAGACCAGAGTTATAAAACCAGGACAAGTTGATAACAATCCTAACAGTCACACAAGTCttcatatattatatacacacacatacacacacacacacatataaagatATTCTGATGGGCACACTAGGTCTAGGGACCACCTACtccatttctgtgtgtgtctgaaaatgcccataacaaacaaaaacaagtctttaaaaaaaagcaaattaaacagCTCTGTTTTCCCAATAggcaaaaaatgggaaaagtggTAAGACTTTACCTAGAGCCAAAATAGGCAGCAAATAGCATTAATCTTCCATATACCCAAGGCCACATCTAGAACAAAAGAGAAAGCATCCAAAGCAACATTATCATTTTTGGTCCATGTCTGATTCATAAAACCCACTAATGATGATAaagattagggaaaaaaaaaaaaaaaaaaaactttgagcaCACCTTAGTTCTCCTTTTTCAACCCTGGGAGACGACCTGCGTGTTCCCTCCATCGCTCAGAGACAGGCCTGCTCTCCCTAAAACGTTTCAAGCCATGTGTCTTTTTCGAGGACACTCCACACCAAGATCATGCTTCCCACACATTTTTGCTCTGACTCTGCCTAGCTAGTACATCCTCACTATAACTGCATCAAAGACCCCCTTGTGGAACTTAGAATGAGGCCCTGCATGGGAACTTGGGAAGTTAGGAGGAGGGCATGTTGTAGAAAGCCCTACTTCCCAGCCACAGGGATGACAGCAGGAAAGAGAGCCCAGCTGGCTTTCATACCCACTGAAAATAACGTGGAGAATGACGACCTTCATCCCCGTGCCTCAGGAGAGCCAAGGGACCCCCATGCTGGAGACTGAAGCCTACTTTTATGGGTATTTGAAGGCAGAAGAAATGAGAACAAAGGACCACATAGAGTAGCAAAGCTGGGGGCTGAGGATACAGAGAGGCGACAAAGAGGAGGAAACGGCAGGACGCATCTGGTCTCAAGATAGTATCCAGAAAAGTCAGAACACTAGTAAACACTACTCTCCAACACAGCTGCCTGGGGGTTTCTAACTCCAGCGGATGCACAGGCCTGAAAAGGATTTTCAACTTCAAAACTGCAAAATAAGGAAATGGCACCCAGGGTCTGACCACAGACCTGTCTGGCTTTCTGGTTTCCTCTAGCCTATTTCAAGTCCCCAGAAGTCTCCCTCGCTGCATGTAGACAACTCtgggtttttctgttttctgtatgAGTTGCAGTACTATTTAAACAAAAACcacatggaaggggagagggttgTGACAGCAAAGgggggaaaaagagggagaacaaGAAAGGTCAAGTAAAGATGCATGGAGCTGTGAAATAAAGTTAGACAGAAGTTCACAGATCAGAAACACCTCTTCCGCAATGACCCCACTGTGGTCAGGTCCTAGGAGGGGATAAGAAAAGTGGACAAAAGTACCTGGACTCCATGTGCACCCGATTCCCCACCCTCACCTGGCGCCACAGCAGGATGACAGTGAGTACATGTCCACACATACCAGCCCGCCCATCAGTCTGGTAGCCAGTAGAGTTCCTGGAAAGCTGGGAAGGGTAGTGTGTTTCATgcactggcaggggcccaggtccacAGGCAATCCTCGAAGTCCTTGTTGATCAGGAAGCTAATCAGGGTCAACAGCAACCTAGACAAAACTCAGTGGCCAAACCTTGATGAAAGTTCACCAGCAGAAGGGCTGTGACGCAAGAAGAGACGTATGATGACATAAAACACAGGGCGTACTGCTTCTTGACCTTAACCTCTTCCATGCCCGTCAGTCAAGGGCCATTCTGCTGGGTGTCCAGCAGGGCAGTACAGATcacaggccaaagctggagaTAAAGTAGTTGGCACCTTGGCTGGTGACCCCAGAGTAATGAACACTGAGTTCTGGCTAATGGTCACTACCATGTGCACTGGCACATGTTGGCATGGCAATGGAAAAGTGTGCCATGGATGACACGCATGGCCACCGTGAACACAAAGCCCAGTAAGTCACTGGCCCTGAAGCAGTAGAGCTTGAAAATGAACTGGTCCTCCTGGATGATGACCCACGAGTGTCCACGTTAAAGACAAGTCGGAAAGGCCAGAGCCCAGAAGAGAGTCCAAGCAGTACAGAGAAAGGCAGCACACAACTGAAAAGTATGTGTGCGGACAAAATCGCGTAACATGTGACACTACTGTAAACGAGCAAAGGCCGTGGGGAGGCAAAAGAACATGATCATGAGTGCCATATTCTTGTAGCTAAAGTCCAAACGGGCTACAGTGCAAAGAGGCCAACGTAAAGAAACGGCAGACAGCCCAACACACATGTAGTCAGCCAGCAACGCGCCCGGCATGGAGGTAGTAGGGAAACTTGGGCAGGATCAATTGGACTGTTTCACCCCAGGCTCAGGGGTCTCGCCTGGCTGCTTTGTGGGACTTGGCCTgacctcccttcctttctctccgcGGGCCCCTTCACTCATAAGGTAGTACTGCAGGGGGTTGGGCCACAGTTCCTCGTTGATTATCTCAACAATCTTGTCAGACTCAATGGAGCTGTGGTTGGAAAACCACCCAAAGAAACTACGGTTGTTTTCTGCGTTTCCCTGGCTTACGGGCTGGAGGTCATGCCCGGGGAGCCACTGGATTGGAGTAGAACGAGATATCACTTGACCCGATGGGCCACACCCATATTCTTTGATGAGCACCTTATTTTGGAAATAGGGGTTGCGGCCGAAGTAGAACTTGATTTTGTAGCCCAATCTGGCGagacccagctcttccacttccaagcTATTCAAGTAACTGAGCACTTCTTTATCTTGGTTATTCAGGAAGGAGGAAAGCTGCGGATGATTCTGAAACGCCTGACCCCAGAAGCCGGGAATATTCTGGATGAGGAGGTTCCTGCGCTCCAGGTGGTGCAGTCGCAACTGCCCGAACTTGCGCGAGAGGCGGAGGTAGGCCCTGTCCGCCTGCGCGTTCATGGTCTCCAGCTTCAGCTGCACGGTCTCCAGCGTATCCATGCTGCCGTCGGTGGCCGGGGGGCCCGACCCCGGCTCCTTCTCCGCTCTCCTCTCCTCGCCCACTGGCGCGGGGGCACACTCCGCGGCGGCCGCACCTTTCTTCGTCTTCCCGCCAGCTACGGCCTGCGGCCCCCGGCCCACGGCACTACAGGTCTCTGAGGCCTTCTTCCCAGTAGGGACACGCCGGTTTCCAACGCGGGGGGCGTTTTTTGGCTTTGCCACCGTTCCCGCGGTTCCCACAAAGACCGTGTCTGCTGCCAGGCGTTCTGATAGAGACATAGTCTGCCCGGAGGCCGGCCTGGTAGCGGCCAGCCCGCGGTCCCCCGCAGCTCGGGCCCGGAGCGCGAGGCCACAGTCCAGGGGGAGCCCACAGGCGGCCTCCTCAGCCGGCCTGAGGGGCGGCGCCGGCGCAGCGGTTTCCAGGCCACCCCAACCCGCGCCAGCCTGCACCTGTGCCGCCTCGGCGTCGTCCCCGAGCCGCTGGCACTGTGGGGGGTCCGGGTCGCGGGGGGCGTCGTCGGGAGCAGGGCGGCCTCGGCCCTTGCCGCGGCCTTTGCCCCGGTTTTTGGCGCGGGAGGACTTTCGACCCCGGCTTCGGCCGCTCATGACGGTAGCGGACGCGGCTTCAAACCCACGCTCAGACCCCGACGCTCCGGGCGCCCGCTCGCGGTTCCAACCGAGCGGGCCTCTCCATGGCAACCGTCGACGTAACGACTGTACGACTGTACCGTCGCGCGAGGACGGGCTGCGCCCCGTGATTGGCTCCGCCGCCGCAGCTGCGCAGGAGCCCACCCCCCTCAGAGGTACCCGCTCCCACCTCCGCCTGACTC
Above is a genomic segment from Oryctolagus cuniculus chromosome 6, mOryCun1.1, whole genome shotgun sequence containing:
- the TSPYL5 gene encoding testis-specific Y-encoded-like protein 5 — its product is MSGRSRGRKSSRAKNRGKGRGKGRGRPAPDDAPRDPDPPQCQRLGDDAEAAQVQAGAGWGGLETAAPAPPLRPAEEAACGLPLDCGLALRARAAGDRGLAATRPASGQTMSLSERLAADTVFVGTAGTVAKPKNAPRVGNRRVPTGKKASETCSAVGRGPQAVAGGKTKKGAAAAECAPAPVGEERRAEKEPGSGPPATDGSMDTLETVQLKLETMNAQADRAYLRLSRKFGQLRLHHLERRNLLIQNIPGFWGQAFQNHPQLSSFLNNQDKEVLSYLNSLEVEELGLARLGYKIKFYFGRNPYFQNKVLIKEYGCGPSGQVISRSTPIQWLPGHDLQPVSQGNAENNRSFFGWFSNHSSIESDKIVEIINEELWPNPLQYYLMSEGARGEKGREVRPSPTKQPGETPEPGVKQSN